In Procambarus clarkii isolate CNS0578487 chromosome 58, FALCON_Pclarkii_2.0, whole genome shotgun sequence, one genomic interval encodes:
- the LOC123767915 gene encoding glutathione S-transferase C-terminal domain-containing protein homolog, producing MVKWMKCTLLRVLVWSAGLTLGALIIESYVLAPAVEQPEELISRVNAHDLCWISEDYDPLDDCQRCSHVERNFIVPALCQLTGYRQKVQCYFSGEAYRSCEVLVWQEEFQFWLFEGLVAAIGVIAGLSTALRYQKLRSQGRLNPYLLARTSVCHINIWIFGMEHDNLYLEGRKDGEELWVSSETLIALFTLQYCYNPAVNVVLVEKQKHGESFVDTLCSEEDPWFPVITSSLNFEIIIKDENDCPDMIKKCMLPAVMMVSQHWCVAGLCSSLRFILNRTIDVHPKHYCKGLLGFRGGCLQACAEVSVWTKFCEVETIKMLKTVFKGGYNYSGKIELPKEILRYEHHLQHPPILHNALKKKQEHIRSTVRDKSEQQELCQKRMDELPQLEHKYAEGLDMTLADTVLFASFHIILSKLQTLVGMQKMLDVFPLVVGWYKLISSDCHVQKALPVLQKTLSHISAEQIVITPGEFVIPKIPYESIYKSDPERYKPRWRAFTHQDDIEKVLKITEEAAIEPVFDDHPSDGISLPWSSFPSAVSPQEGQLPLSRLNRKCQQLENVVSAVKSITKKGDVIVDFCAGGGHVGIVAAYCLPECKVLLVENKEASLVRAKMRVEALELKNVEFIQCNLDYFKGHFNIGVSLHACGVATDLVMLKCLKQKAAFICSPCCYGAVQPNHILKYPRSERFSRLPLTLNEYLTLGHAADQTHDESNPKTGQGQLCMKLIDTDRLLLAQSLGYNTKLVCMEPETCSPKNHLLIGVLNN from the exons ATGTTGAGAGAAATTTTATTGTGCCAGCACTCTGTCAGCTGACAGGCTACAGGCAGAAAGTGCAGTGTTACTTTTCTGGAGAAGCGTATCGCAG CTGTGAGGTGTTAGTGTGGCAAGAGGAGTTTCAATTTTGGCTCTTCGAGGGATTAGTTGCTGCCATTGGTGTAATAGCAGGTCTCTCAACAGCTTTGAGATATCAGAAGCTTCGTTCACAAGGGCGTTTGAATCCATATCTTTTAGCAAGAACATCAGTG TGCCACATTAACATTTGGATATTCGGTATGGAGCACGATAACCTGTATCTGGAAGGGAGAAAAGACGGCGAGGAGTTGTGGGTTTCTAGTGAAACTCTTATAGCTCTGTTCACTCTGCAATATTGCTATAACCCAGCTGTGAATGTGGTGCTGGTAGAGAAACAAAAGCACGGTGAGTCTTTTGTTGATACTTTATGCTCGGAAGAGGATCCCTGGTTCCCAGTAATTACGAGTAGTTTGAATTttgaaataataataaaagaTGAAAATGATTGCCCAGATATGATTAAAAAATGTATGCTGCCAGCAGTTATGATGGTATCACAACATTGGTGTGTAGCAGGCTTATGTTCTTCGCTGAGGTTTATTTTGAATCGGACAATTGATGTACACCCAAAACATTACTGCAAGGGCCTGTTAGGGTTTAGAGGAGGTTGTTTACAGGCATGTGCTGAAGTCAGTGTGTGGACAAAGTTTTGTGAAGTGGAAACAATTAAAATGCTTAAAACAGTTTTCAAGGGTGGGTATAATTACAGTGGAAAGATTGAATTGCCAAAAGAGATATTGAGATATgagcaccacctgcagcacccacCTATCCTTCACAATGCTCTCAAGAAGAAACAAGAGCACATCAGAAGCACAGTCCGTGATAAAAGTGAGCAGCAAGAGCTTTGTCAGAAAAGAATGGATGAACTGCCACAGTTAGAACACAAATATGCAGAAGGATTAGACATGACCTTGGCAGACACTGTACTTTTTGCTAGTTTCCACATAATTCTATCAAAGTTACAAACTTTAGTGGGCATGCAGAAAATGCTGGATGTGTTTCCTTTAGTTGTTGGGTGGTATAAACTCATTTCAAGTGATTGTCATGTTCAAAAGGCATTACCCGTTCTCCAGAAGACCTTGTCTCACATATCTGCAGAACAAATTGTTATTACTCCTGGGGAATTTGTAATTCCCAAAATTCCATACGAGAGCATTTATAAAAGTGATCCCGAGAGGTATAAGCCTCGTTGGAGGGCATTTACACATCAAGATGACATAGAAAAAGTTTTAAAGATCACAGAAGAGGCAGCCATTGAACCAGTTTTTGATGATCATCCTTCAGATGGCATCTCACTTCCTTGGTCATCATTTCCATCAGCAGTAAGCCCACAAGAGGGTCAACTTCCTTTATCTAGACTTAATAGAAAGTGTCAGCAACTCGAAAATGTTGTTTCTGCTGTAAAGTCTATTACTAAAAAAGGTGATGTGATAGTTGACTTTTGTGCTGGGGGAGGTCATGTCGGCATAGTTGCAGCTTACTGTCTTCCAGAATGCAAGGTGTTACTAGTTGAGAATAAAGAGGCTTCATTAGTGCGGGCTAAGATGCGAGTTGAAGCCTTAGAATTAAAAAATGTTGAATTTATACAGTGTAATCTTGATTATTTTAAAGGTCACTTTAATATAGGAGTCTCCCTACATGCATGTGGAGTCGCAACTGATTTGGTGATGCTTAAATGCCTGAAACAAAAGGCTGCATTTATTTGCAGTCCATGCTGCTATGGGGCAGTTCAACCAAATCACATTCTTAAGTATCCCCGTAGTGAGCGCTTTTCTCGTCTGCCTCTTACTTTAAATGAGTACCTTACTCTAGGTCATGCTGCAGATCAAACTCATGATGAAAGCAATCCCAAAACTGGACAGGGTCAGTTATGTATGAAACTAATAGACACTGACAGACTACTACTAGCACAATCACTCGGCTATAATACAAAACTGGTATGTATGGAGCCAGAAACATGCTCTCCAAAAAATCACCTTCTGATTGGAGTTCTAAACAATTAA